A window from Eubalaena glacialis isolate mEubGla1 chromosome 1, mEubGla1.1.hap2.+ XY, whole genome shotgun sequence encodes these proteins:
- the OGDHL gene encoding 2-oxoglutarate dehydrogenase-like, mitochondrial isoform X2 — protein sequence MSQLRLLPSWLGTQASRLLAAHGVQRFTWYSRSSGPPATFPSSKVGGGSSYMEEMYFAWLENPQSVHKSWDSFFRKASEEASYGPAQPRPLSVVPESRPAVLSRTKTSKLVEDHLAVQSLIRAYQIRGHHVAQLDPLGILDADLDSFVPSDLITTIDKLAFYDLREADLDKEFQLPTTTFIGGSENTLSLREIIRRLENTYCQHIGLEFMFINDVEQCQWIRQKFETPGVMQFSSEEKRTLLARLVRSMRFEDFLARKWSSEKRFGLEGCEVMIPALKTIIDKSSEMGIENVILGMPHRGRLNVLANVIRKDLEQIFCQFDPKLEAADEGSGDVKYHLGMYHERINRVTNRNITLSLVANPSHLEAVDPVVQGKTKAEQFYRGDAEGKKVMSILVHGDAAFAGQGVVYETFHLSDLPSYTTNGTVHVVVNNQVCYRRRGHNEMDEPMFTQPLMYKQIHRQVPVLKKYADKLIAEGAVTLQEFEEEIAKYDRICEEAFGRSKDKKILHIKHWLDSPWPGFFTVDGEPKSMTCPATGIPEDMLTHIGEVASSVPLEDFKIHTGLSRILRGRADMTRKRTVDWALAEYMAFGSLLKEGIHVRLSGQDVERGTFSHRHHVLHDQEVDRRTCVPMNHLWPDQAPYTVCNSSLSEYGVLGFELGYAMASPNALVLWEAQFGDFHNTAQCIIDQFISTGQAKWVRHNGVVLLLPHGMEGMGPEHSSARPERFLQMSNDDSDAYPAFTQDFEVRQLYDCNWIVVNCSTPASYFHVLRRQILLPFRKPLIIFTPKSLLRHPEAKSSFDQMVSGTSFQRVIPEDGAAAQAPGQVRRLIFCTGKVYYDLVKERSSQGLDQHVAITRLEQISPFPFDLIKREAEKYPGAELVWCQEEHKNMGYYDYISPRFMTILGRARPIWYVGRDPAAAPATGNRNTHLVSLKKFLDTAFNLQAFEGKTF from the exons ATGAGTCAGCTGAGGCTGCTGCCATCCTGGCTTGGGACACAGGCCTCGAGGCTCCTGGCCGCACATGGCGTCCAAAGGTTCACCTGGTACAGCAGGTCGTCTGGGCCACCAGCCACCTTCCCAAGCAGCAAAGTTGGAGGCGGCTCCAGTTACATGGAGGAGATGTACTTCGCCTGGTTGGAAAACCCCCAGAGTGTCCACAAG TCCTGGGACAGCTTCTTCCGGAAAGCCAGTGAGGAAGCCTCTTATGGCCCGGCTCAGCCCCGGCCCCTTTCTGTTGTCCCTGAGAGCAGACCGGCAGTGTTGAGCCGGACCAAAACGAGTAAGCTGGTGGAGGACCACCTGGCTGTGCAGTCCCTGATCCGGGCCTACCAG ATCCGTGGCCACCATGTGGCCCAACTGGACCCCCTGGGCATTCTGGATGCAGACCTGGACTCCTTTGTGCCCTCAGACTTAATCACCACCATTGATAAATTGG CCTTCTACGACCTGCGGGAGGCTGACCTGGATAAGGAGTTCCAGCTGCCCACAACTACCTTTATTGGAGGCTCTGAAAACACCCTTTCTCTGCGGGAGATCATTCGGCGCCTGGAG AACACATACTGCCAGCACATCGGTCTGGAGTTCATGTTCATCAATGATGTGGAGCAGTGTCAGTGGATCCGGCAGAAGTTCGAGACCCCTGGCGTGATGCAGTTCTCCAGCGAGGAGAAGCGGACCCTGCTGGCCCGGCTGGTGCGCTCTATGAG GTTTGAAGACTTCCTGGCCCGGAAGTGGTCCTCGGAGAAGCGGTTTGGCCTGGAGGGCTGTGAGGTCATGATTCCTGCCCTCAAGACCATCATCGACAAATCCAGCGAGATGGGGATAGAGAATGTCATCCTGGGGATGCCACACAG GGGCAGGCTGAATGTGCTGGCCAACGTCATCCGCAAGGACCTGGAGCAGATCTTCTGCCAGTTTGACCCCAAGCTGGAGGCGGCGGATGAG GGCTCCGGAGATGTCAAATATCACCTCGGCATGTACCATGAGAGGATCAACCGAGTCACAAACAGGAACATCACTCTGTCGCTCGTGGCCAACCCCTCCCACCTGGAAGCTGTGGACCCCGTGGTGCAGGGGAAGACGAAGGCAGAGCAGTTCTACCGCGGGGATGCTGAGGGCAAGAAG GTCATGTCCATCCTGGTCCATGGGGACGCCGCCTTCGCTGGCCAGGGTGTGGTCTATGAGACCTTCCACCTGAGTGACCTGCCCTCTTACACCACCAACGGTACTGTGCACGTCGTCGTCAACAACCAG GTCTGTTACCGCCGGCGTGGCCACAACGAGATGGACGAGCCCATGTTCACGCAGCCGCTCATGTACAAGCAGATCCACAGGCAGGTGCCTGTGCTGAAGAAGTATGCAGACAAGCTCATCGCCGAGGGCGCAGTGACCCTGCAGGAATTCGAG GAAGAAATCGCCAAATATGACCGGATCTGTGAGGAGGCGTTTGGCAGGTCCAAGGATAAAAAGATCCTGCATATAAAGCACTGGCTGGACTCCCCCTGGCCTG GCTTCTTCACTGTGGACGGGGAGCCCAAGAGCATGACATGCCCAGCCACGGGTATTCCAGAGGACATGCTGACCCACATTGGTGAAGTGGCCAGCTCTGTGCCCCTGGAGGACTTTAAGATCCACACAG GCCTCTCTCGCATCCTGCGGGGCCGTGCGGACATGACCAGGAAGAGGACAGTGGACTGGGCGCTGGCAGAGTACATGGCCTTTGGCTCCCTGCTCAAGGAAGGCATCCATGTGCGGCTCAGTGGGCAGGACGTGGAGAGGGGCACATTCAG TCACCGGCACCACGTTCTCCATGATCAGGAAGTTGACCGGAGGACGTGCGTCCCCATGAACCACCTCTGGCCTGACCAGGCCCCCTACACTGTGTGCAACAGCTCCCTCTCGGAGTACGGAGTTCTGG GCTTCGAGCTGGGCTACGCCATGGCCAGCCCCAACGCCCTGGTCCTCTGGGAGGCGCAGTTTGGTGACTTCCACAACACGGCCCAGTGCATCATCGACCAGTTCATCAGCACGGGCCAGGCCAAGTGGGTTCGGCACAATGGCGTCGTGCTGCTGCTGCCCCACGGCATGGAGGGCATG GGCCCGGAGCACTCCTCAGCCAGGCCCGAGAGGTTCCTGCAGATGAGCAATGACGACTCGGACGCCTACCCC GCGTTCACCCAGGACTTCGAGGTGAGGCAGCTCTACGACTGCAACTGGATAGTGGTCAACTGCTCCACGCCGGCCAGCTACTTCCACGTGCTGCGCCGCCAGATCCTGCTGCCCTTCCGCAAGCCG CTGATCATCTTCACACCCAAATCTCTGCTGAGGCACCCAGAGGCCAAGTCCAGCTTTGACCAAATGGTATCTG GGACCAGCTTCCAGCGGGTGATTCCTGAGGACGGGGCTGCGGCGCAGGCTCCCGGGCAGGTGCGGCGGCTCATCTTCTGCACGGGAAAGGTGTACTATGACCTGGTGAAGGAGCGGAGCAGCCAGGGCCTGGACCAGCACGTGGCCATCACACGCCTGGAGCAG ATCTCTCCATTCCCCTTTGACCTGATCAAGCGAGAGGCAGAGAAGTACCCAGGCGCAGAGCTAGTGTGGTGCCAGGAGGAGCACAAGAACATGGGCTACTACGACTACATCAGCCCGCGCTTCATGACCATCCTGGGCCGAGCGCGGCCCATATG GTATGTTGGCCGAGACCCAGCAGCTGCACCAGCCACAGGAAACAGGAACACTCACCTGGTGTCTCTGAAGAAGTTTCTGGATACTGCCTTCAATCTCCAGGCCTTTGAGGGCAAGACATTTTAG
- the OGDHL gene encoding 2-oxoglutarate dehydrogenase-like, mitochondrial isoform X3 — protein MSQLRLLPSWLGTQASRLLAAHGVQRFTWYSRSSGPPATFPSSKVGGGSSYMEEMYFAWLENPQSVHKIRGHHVAQLDPLGILDADLDSFVPSDLITTIDKLAFYDLREADLDKEFQLPTTTFIGGSENTLSLREIIRRLENTYCQHIGLEFMFINDVEQCQWIRQKFETPGVMQFSSEEKRTLLARLVRSMRFEDFLARKWSSEKRFGLEGCEVMIPALKTIIDKSSEMGIENVILGMPHRGRLNVLANVIRKDLEQIFCQFDPKLEAADEGSGDVKYHLGMYHERINRVTNRNITLSLVANPSHLEAVDPVVQGKTKAEQFYRGDAEGKKVMSILVHGDAAFAGQGVVYETFHLSDLPSYTTNGTVHVVVNNQIGFTTDPRMARSSPYPTDVARVVNAPIFHVNADDPEAVIYVCSVAAEWRNTFNKDVVVDLVCYRRRGHNEMDEPMFTQPLMYKQIHRQVPVLKKYADKLIAEGAVTLQEFEEEIAKYDRICEEAFGRSKDKKILHIKHWLDSPWPGFFTVDGEPKSMTCPATGIPEDMLTHIGEVASSVPLEDFKIHTGLSRILRGRADMTRKRTVDWALAEYMAFGSLLKEGIHVRLSGQDVERGTFSHRHHVLHDQEVDRRTCVPMNHLWPDQAPYTVCNSSLSEYGVLGFELGYAMASPNALVLWEAQFGDFHNTAQCIIDQFISTGQAKWVRHNGVVLLLPHGMEGMGPEHSSARPERFLQMSNDDSDAYPAFTQDFEVRQLYDCNWIVVNCSTPASYFHVLRRQILLPFRKPLIIFTPKSLLRHPEAKSSFDQMVSGTSFQRVIPEDGAAAQAPGQVRRLIFCTGKVYYDLVKERSSQGLDQHVAITRLEQISPFPFDLIKREAEKYPGAELVWCQEEHKNMGYYDYISPRFMTILGRARPIWYVGRDPAAAPATGNRNTHLVSLKKFLDTAFNLQAFEGKTF, from the exons ATGAGTCAGCTGAGGCTGCTGCCATCCTGGCTTGGGACACAGGCCTCGAGGCTCCTGGCCGCACATGGCGTCCAAAGGTTCACCTGGTACAGCAGGTCGTCTGGGCCACCAGCCACCTTCCCAAGCAGCAAAGTTGGAGGCGGCTCCAGTTACATGGAGGAGATGTACTTCGCCTGGTTGGAAAACCCCCAGAGTGTCCACAAG ATCCGTGGCCACCATGTGGCCCAACTGGACCCCCTGGGCATTCTGGATGCAGACCTGGACTCCTTTGTGCCCTCAGACTTAATCACCACCATTGATAAATTGG CCTTCTACGACCTGCGGGAGGCTGACCTGGATAAGGAGTTCCAGCTGCCCACAACTACCTTTATTGGAGGCTCTGAAAACACCCTTTCTCTGCGGGAGATCATTCGGCGCCTGGAG AACACATACTGCCAGCACATCGGTCTGGAGTTCATGTTCATCAATGATGTGGAGCAGTGTCAGTGGATCCGGCAGAAGTTCGAGACCCCTGGCGTGATGCAGTTCTCCAGCGAGGAGAAGCGGACCCTGCTGGCCCGGCTGGTGCGCTCTATGAG GTTTGAAGACTTCCTGGCCCGGAAGTGGTCCTCGGAGAAGCGGTTTGGCCTGGAGGGCTGTGAGGTCATGATTCCTGCCCTCAAGACCATCATCGACAAATCCAGCGAGATGGGGATAGAGAATGTCATCCTGGGGATGCCACACAG GGGCAGGCTGAATGTGCTGGCCAACGTCATCCGCAAGGACCTGGAGCAGATCTTCTGCCAGTTTGACCCCAAGCTGGAGGCGGCGGATGAG GGCTCCGGAGATGTCAAATATCACCTCGGCATGTACCATGAGAGGATCAACCGAGTCACAAACAGGAACATCACTCTGTCGCTCGTGGCCAACCCCTCCCACCTGGAAGCTGTGGACCCCGTGGTGCAGGGGAAGACGAAGGCAGAGCAGTTCTACCGCGGGGATGCTGAGGGCAAGAAG GTCATGTCCATCCTGGTCCATGGGGACGCCGCCTTCGCTGGCCAGGGTGTGGTCTATGAGACCTTCCACCTGAGTGACCTGCCCTCTTACACCACCAACGGTACTGTGCACGTCGTCGTCAACAACCAG ATTGGCTTCACCACGGACCCCAGGATGGCCCGCTCCTCACCATACCCCACCGACGTGGCCCGTGTGGTCAACGCGCCCATCTTCCATGTGAATGCAGACGACCCAGAGGCCGTGATATATGTGTGCAGTGTGGCGGCCGAGTGGAGGAACACCTTCAATAAAGATGTTGTGGTGGACCTG GTCTGTTACCGCCGGCGTGGCCACAACGAGATGGACGAGCCCATGTTCACGCAGCCGCTCATGTACAAGCAGATCCACAGGCAGGTGCCTGTGCTGAAGAAGTATGCAGACAAGCTCATCGCCGAGGGCGCAGTGACCCTGCAGGAATTCGAG GAAGAAATCGCCAAATATGACCGGATCTGTGAGGAGGCGTTTGGCAGGTCCAAGGATAAAAAGATCCTGCATATAAAGCACTGGCTGGACTCCCCCTGGCCTG GCTTCTTCACTGTGGACGGGGAGCCCAAGAGCATGACATGCCCAGCCACGGGTATTCCAGAGGACATGCTGACCCACATTGGTGAAGTGGCCAGCTCTGTGCCCCTGGAGGACTTTAAGATCCACACAG GCCTCTCTCGCATCCTGCGGGGCCGTGCGGACATGACCAGGAAGAGGACAGTGGACTGGGCGCTGGCAGAGTACATGGCCTTTGGCTCCCTGCTCAAGGAAGGCATCCATGTGCGGCTCAGTGGGCAGGACGTGGAGAGGGGCACATTCAG TCACCGGCACCACGTTCTCCATGATCAGGAAGTTGACCGGAGGACGTGCGTCCCCATGAACCACCTCTGGCCTGACCAGGCCCCCTACACTGTGTGCAACAGCTCCCTCTCGGAGTACGGAGTTCTGG GCTTCGAGCTGGGCTACGCCATGGCCAGCCCCAACGCCCTGGTCCTCTGGGAGGCGCAGTTTGGTGACTTCCACAACACGGCCCAGTGCATCATCGACCAGTTCATCAGCACGGGCCAGGCCAAGTGGGTTCGGCACAATGGCGTCGTGCTGCTGCTGCCCCACGGCATGGAGGGCATG GGCCCGGAGCACTCCTCAGCCAGGCCCGAGAGGTTCCTGCAGATGAGCAATGACGACTCGGACGCCTACCCC GCGTTCACCCAGGACTTCGAGGTGAGGCAGCTCTACGACTGCAACTGGATAGTGGTCAACTGCTCCACGCCGGCCAGCTACTTCCACGTGCTGCGCCGCCAGATCCTGCTGCCCTTCCGCAAGCCG CTGATCATCTTCACACCCAAATCTCTGCTGAGGCACCCAGAGGCCAAGTCCAGCTTTGACCAAATGGTATCTG GGACCAGCTTCCAGCGGGTGATTCCTGAGGACGGGGCTGCGGCGCAGGCTCCCGGGCAGGTGCGGCGGCTCATCTTCTGCACGGGAAAGGTGTACTATGACCTGGTGAAGGAGCGGAGCAGCCAGGGCCTGGACCAGCACGTGGCCATCACACGCCTGGAGCAG ATCTCTCCATTCCCCTTTGACCTGATCAAGCGAGAGGCAGAGAAGTACCCAGGCGCAGAGCTAGTGTGGTGCCAGGAGGAGCACAAGAACATGGGCTACTACGACTACATCAGCCCGCGCTTCATGACCATCCTGGGCCGAGCGCGGCCCATATG GTATGTTGGCCGAGACCCAGCAGCTGCACCAGCCACAGGAAACAGGAACACTCACCTGGTGTCTCTGAAGAAGTTTCTGGATACTGCCTTCAATCTCCAGGCCTTTGAGGGCAAGACATTTTAG
- the OGDHL gene encoding 2-oxoglutarate dehydrogenase-like, mitochondrial isoform X1 produces the protein MSQLRLLPSWLGTQASRLLAAHGVQRFTWYSRSSGPPATFPSSKVGGGSSYMEEMYFAWLENPQSVHKSWDSFFRKASEEASYGPAQPRPLSVVPESRPAVLSRTKTSKLVEDHLAVQSLIRAYQIRGHHVAQLDPLGILDADLDSFVPSDLITTIDKLAFYDLREADLDKEFQLPTTTFIGGSENTLSLREIIRRLENTYCQHIGLEFMFINDVEQCQWIRQKFETPGVMQFSSEEKRTLLARLVRSMRFEDFLARKWSSEKRFGLEGCEVMIPALKTIIDKSSEMGIENVILGMPHRGRLNVLANVIRKDLEQIFCQFDPKLEAADEGSGDVKYHLGMYHERINRVTNRNITLSLVANPSHLEAVDPVVQGKTKAEQFYRGDAEGKKVMSILVHGDAAFAGQGVVYETFHLSDLPSYTTNGTVHVVVNNQIGFTTDPRMARSSPYPTDVARVVNAPIFHVNADDPEAVIYVCSVAAEWRNTFNKDVVVDLVCYRRRGHNEMDEPMFTQPLMYKQIHRQVPVLKKYADKLIAEGAVTLQEFEEEIAKYDRICEEAFGRSKDKKILHIKHWLDSPWPGFFTVDGEPKSMTCPATGIPEDMLTHIGEVASSVPLEDFKIHTGLSRILRGRADMTRKRTVDWALAEYMAFGSLLKEGIHVRLSGQDVERGTFSHRHHVLHDQEVDRRTCVPMNHLWPDQAPYTVCNSSLSEYGVLGFELGYAMASPNALVLWEAQFGDFHNTAQCIIDQFISTGQAKWVRHNGVVLLLPHGMEGMGPEHSSARPERFLQMSNDDSDAYPAFTQDFEVRQLYDCNWIVVNCSTPASYFHVLRRQILLPFRKPLIIFTPKSLLRHPEAKSSFDQMVSGTSFQRVIPEDGAAAQAPGQVRRLIFCTGKVYYDLVKERSSQGLDQHVAITRLEQISPFPFDLIKREAEKYPGAELVWCQEEHKNMGYYDYISPRFMTILGRARPIWYVGRDPAAAPATGNRNTHLVSLKKFLDTAFNLQAFEGKTF, from the exons ATGAGTCAGCTGAGGCTGCTGCCATCCTGGCTTGGGACACAGGCCTCGAGGCTCCTGGCCGCACATGGCGTCCAAAGGTTCACCTGGTACAGCAGGTCGTCTGGGCCACCAGCCACCTTCCCAAGCAGCAAAGTTGGAGGCGGCTCCAGTTACATGGAGGAGATGTACTTCGCCTGGTTGGAAAACCCCCAGAGTGTCCACAAG TCCTGGGACAGCTTCTTCCGGAAAGCCAGTGAGGAAGCCTCTTATGGCCCGGCTCAGCCCCGGCCCCTTTCTGTTGTCCCTGAGAGCAGACCGGCAGTGTTGAGCCGGACCAAAACGAGTAAGCTGGTGGAGGACCACCTGGCTGTGCAGTCCCTGATCCGGGCCTACCAG ATCCGTGGCCACCATGTGGCCCAACTGGACCCCCTGGGCATTCTGGATGCAGACCTGGACTCCTTTGTGCCCTCAGACTTAATCACCACCATTGATAAATTGG CCTTCTACGACCTGCGGGAGGCTGACCTGGATAAGGAGTTCCAGCTGCCCACAACTACCTTTATTGGAGGCTCTGAAAACACCCTTTCTCTGCGGGAGATCATTCGGCGCCTGGAG AACACATACTGCCAGCACATCGGTCTGGAGTTCATGTTCATCAATGATGTGGAGCAGTGTCAGTGGATCCGGCAGAAGTTCGAGACCCCTGGCGTGATGCAGTTCTCCAGCGAGGAGAAGCGGACCCTGCTGGCCCGGCTGGTGCGCTCTATGAG GTTTGAAGACTTCCTGGCCCGGAAGTGGTCCTCGGAGAAGCGGTTTGGCCTGGAGGGCTGTGAGGTCATGATTCCTGCCCTCAAGACCATCATCGACAAATCCAGCGAGATGGGGATAGAGAATGTCATCCTGGGGATGCCACACAG GGGCAGGCTGAATGTGCTGGCCAACGTCATCCGCAAGGACCTGGAGCAGATCTTCTGCCAGTTTGACCCCAAGCTGGAGGCGGCGGATGAG GGCTCCGGAGATGTCAAATATCACCTCGGCATGTACCATGAGAGGATCAACCGAGTCACAAACAGGAACATCACTCTGTCGCTCGTGGCCAACCCCTCCCACCTGGAAGCTGTGGACCCCGTGGTGCAGGGGAAGACGAAGGCAGAGCAGTTCTACCGCGGGGATGCTGAGGGCAAGAAG GTCATGTCCATCCTGGTCCATGGGGACGCCGCCTTCGCTGGCCAGGGTGTGGTCTATGAGACCTTCCACCTGAGTGACCTGCCCTCTTACACCACCAACGGTACTGTGCACGTCGTCGTCAACAACCAG ATTGGCTTCACCACGGACCCCAGGATGGCCCGCTCCTCACCATACCCCACCGACGTGGCCCGTGTGGTCAACGCGCCCATCTTCCATGTGAATGCAGACGACCCAGAGGCCGTGATATATGTGTGCAGTGTGGCGGCCGAGTGGAGGAACACCTTCAATAAAGATGTTGTGGTGGACCTG GTCTGTTACCGCCGGCGTGGCCACAACGAGATGGACGAGCCCATGTTCACGCAGCCGCTCATGTACAAGCAGATCCACAGGCAGGTGCCTGTGCTGAAGAAGTATGCAGACAAGCTCATCGCCGAGGGCGCAGTGACCCTGCAGGAATTCGAG GAAGAAATCGCCAAATATGACCGGATCTGTGAGGAGGCGTTTGGCAGGTCCAAGGATAAAAAGATCCTGCATATAAAGCACTGGCTGGACTCCCCCTGGCCTG GCTTCTTCACTGTGGACGGGGAGCCCAAGAGCATGACATGCCCAGCCACGGGTATTCCAGAGGACATGCTGACCCACATTGGTGAAGTGGCCAGCTCTGTGCCCCTGGAGGACTTTAAGATCCACACAG GCCTCTCTCGCATCCTGCGGGGCCGTGCGGACATGACCAGGAAGAGGACAGTGGACTGGGCGCTGGCAGAGTACATGGCCTTTGGCTCCCTGCTCAAGGAAGGCATCCATGTGCGGCTCAGTGGGCAGGACGTGGAGAGGGGCACATTCAG TCACCGGCACCACGTTCTCCATGATCAGGAAGTTGACCGGAGGACGTGCGTCCCCATGAACCACCTCTGGCCTGACCAGGCCCCCTACACTGTGTGCAACAGCTCCCTCTCGGAGTACGGAGTTCTGG GCTTCGAGCTGGGCTACGCCATGGCCAGCCCCAACGCCCTGGTCCTCTGGGAGGCGCAGTTTGGTGACTTCCACAACACGGCCCAGTGCATCATCGACCAGTTCATCAGCACGGGCCAGGCCAAGTGGGTTCGGCACAATGGCGTCGTGCTGCTGCTGCCCCACGGCATGGAGGGCATG GGCCCGGAGCACTCCTCAGCCAGGCCCGAGAGGTTCCTGCAGATGAGCAATGACGACTCGGACGCCTACCCC GCGTTCACCCAGGACTTCGAGGTGAGGCAGCTCTACGACTGCAACTGGATAGTGGTCAACTGCTCCACGCCGGCCAGCTACTTCCACGTGCTGCGCCGCCAGATCCTGCTGCCCTTCCGCAAGCCG CTGATCATCTTCACACCCAAATCTCTGCTGAGGCACCCAGAGGCCAAGTCCAGCTTTGACCAAATGGTATCTG GGACCAGCTTCCAGCGGGTGATTCCTGAGGACGGGGCTGCGGCGCAGGCTCCCGGGCAGGTGCGGCGGCTCATCTTCTGCACGGGAAAGGTGTACTATGACCTGGTGAAGGAGCGGAGCAGCCAGGGCCTGGACCAGCACGTGGCCATCACACGCCTGGAGCAG ATCTCTCCATTCCCCTTTGACCTGATCAAGCGAGAGGCAGAGAAGTACCCAGGCGCAGAGCTAGTGTGGTGCCAGGAGGAGCACAAGAACATGGGCTACTACGACTACATCAGCCCGCGCTTCATGACCATCCTGGGCCGAGCGCGGCCCATATG GTATGTTGGCCGAGACCCAGCAGCTGCACCAGCCACAGGAAACAGGAACACTCACCTGGTGTCTCTGAAGAAGTTTCTGGATACTGCCTTCAATCTCCAGGCCTTTGAGGGCAAGACATTTTAG